Proteins encoded by one window of Aerosakkonema funiforme FACHB-1375:
- the argB gene encoding acetylglutamate kinase, with the protein MVNETDYIQKAEATRVRVLSEALPYIQQFAGRTVVVKYGGAAMKDSSLKDKVIRDIVFLSCVGLRPIVVHGGGPEINSWLDKLGIEPQFKNGLRVTDAATMDVVEMVLVGRVNKEIVALINQAGGLAVGLCGKDGNLIKARPEGQEGIGFVGEVNAVNTKLVESLVKSGYIPVISSVAADETGQAYNINADTVAGELAAALGAEKLILLTDTAGILTNYKDPSTLIAKLDIQEARNLISSGVVSGGMIPKVSCCVRSLAQGVRATHIIDGRIPHALLLEIFTDAGIGSMIVASEFMNS; encoded by the coding sequence ATGGTCAACGAAACCGATTACATTCAAAAAGCTGAGGCTACACGGGTAAGGGTACTCAGCGAAGCGCTGCCCTACATCCAACAATTTGCCGGTCGCACCGTTGTTGTCAAGTACGGCGGTGCAGCGATGAAAGACAGCTCTCTCAAAGACAAAGTTATACGCGATATAGTTTTCTTATCCTGTGTAGGTTTGCGTCCGATCGTCGTACACGGCGGTGGCCCTGAAATTAACTCCTGGTTAGATAAACTGGGAATTGAGCCACAATTTAAAAATGGTTTGCGCGTGACCGATGCCGCCACAATGGATGTGGTGGAAATGGTTTTAGTAGGACGGGTAAATAAAGAAATTGTCGCGCTGATTAACCAAGCGGGCGGTTTAGCTGTAGGACTTTGCGGTAAAGACGGCAACTTGATCAAAGCGCGTCCGGAAGGTCAGGAAGGCATTGGTTTTGTCGGTGAAGTTAACGCTGTGAATACTAAACTTGTGGAGTCGCTCGTCAAGAGTGGATATATTCCGGTAATCTCCAGTGTGGCGGCGGACGAAACGGGACAAGCTTATAATATCAACGCCGATACTGTCGCTGGAGAACTGGCGGCGGCTTTAGGTGCAGAAAAATTGATATTGCTTACCGATACGGCGGGTATTTTGACAAATTACAAAGACCCGTCTACCTTAATCGCCAAGCTGGATATTCAAGAAGCACGCAATCTGATTTCATCCGGTGTTGTCAGCGGTGGGATGATTCCCAAGGTCAGCTGTTGCGTTCGCAGTCTGGCTCAAGGTGTCCGAGCTACTCACATTATCGACGGTCGGATTCCTCACGCGCTGCTGTTGGAAATTTTTACCGACGCCGGTATTGGCTCAATGATTGTAGCTTCTGAGTTTATGAATTCTTGA
- a CDS encoding TldD/PmbA family protein codes for MSDSTLEQILKLASARSDAAEVYYLSSQDTPIEFENNRLKSLQTKALQGVALRVVCQGKLGFASSTDLTRLEDLVDAAVQTSEIGDRAEFEFASNVKFQAEEKSYTPPPTQELVAIGDRLISEVRAYNSDILVNVDFHVRTRKIKIATSADVYGERSSQTVSASLSGNLVRGEDFLQVYSFDVARDNVPDCDRILQNLVQKYRWAEQQAKISSGSYPVLFTPRAAAGTLGRLFDTVLSGQAVVQKASPLAEKVGQTLFDERLTLLEDPNIGPSACSFDDEGTPTSRKVFIDRGTVMGFYWDRRWASRAGRESTGNGFRGGLSRPGPDMVNLCISPGSTPVEDLIAGIDEGLIVDQVLGAGQSNQLAGEFSVNLDLGYKVEKGQIVGRVKNTMVAGNIFEAFQNLVDLSDRPEWVGGGAYLPSVLFEKLGVAARQT; via the coding sequence GTGAGCGATTCCACACTAGAGCAAATACTAAAGCTAGCATCTGCGCGATCGGATGCAGCAGAAGTGTACTACCTATCGAGTCAAGACACACCGATCGAATTTGAAAACAATCGTTTAAAGTCCCTCCAGACAAAAGCGCTTCAGGGAGTAGCACTGCGAGTAGTTTGTCAGGGTAAACTGGGATTTGCCAGTTCCACAGACTTAACGCGGTTGGAAGACTTGGTAGATGCGGCGGTGCAAACATCGGAAATTGGAGATCGAGCAGAATTTGAGTTTGCCAGCAATGTCAAATTCCAGGCAGAGGAAAAAAGCTACACACCACCGCCAACACAAGAATTAGTAGCAATAGGCGATCGACTCATATCTGAAGTGCGGGCATACAACTCAGATATCCTAGTCAACGTAGACTTTCACGTCCGCACCAGAAAAATTAAAATTGCGACAAGTGCGGATGTTTACGGCGAACGCAGCAGTCAAACAGTCAGCGCCAGTTTATCGGGAAACTTGGTCAGAGGCGAAGATTTTCTGCAAGTTTACAGCTTCGATGTAGCGAGAGACAACGTTCCCGATTGCGATCGCATCCTGCAAAACCTCGTGCAAAAATATCGTTGGGCAGAACAACAAGCTAAAATTAGCAGCGGTTCCTACCCAGTTTTGTTTACCCCCAGAGCAGCAGCTGGCACCTTGGGCAGATTATTCGATACAGTACTATCCGGGCAAGCAGTCGTCCAGAAAGCATCGCCTCTAGCGGAAAAAGTGGGCCAAACCCTATTCGACGAACGCCTGACTTTGTTGGAAGACCCCAACATCGGGCCATCCGCTTGTAGCTTTGACGATGAAGGAACACCCACAAGTCGCAAAGTCTTTATTGACCGAGGCACCGTAATGGGATTTTATTGGGATAGGAGATGGGCATCCCGTGCAGGTCGCGAATCCACCGGCAACGGATTTCGCGGCGGGCTATCTCGACCTGGCCCAGATATGGTCAACCTGTGCATTTCTCCCGGTAGCACACCAGTAGAAGACTTGATTGCAGGAATCGACGAAGGATTGATTGTCGATCAAGTTTTAGGCGCGGGACAATCCAACCAGTTAGCCGGGGAATTTTCCGTCAACCTGGATTTAGGCTACAAAGTAGAAAAAGGCCAAATCGTGGGTAGGGTGAAAAATACGATGGTGGCTGGTAATATTTTTGAAGCATTTCAAAATTTGGTAGATTTGAGCGATCGTCCCGAATGGGTAGGCGGTGGTGCTTATCTGCCCAGCGTTTTGTTTGAGAAGTTAGGTGTAGCGGCGCGGCAAACTTAA
- a CDS encoding DUF3153 domain-containing protein translates to MKKEKMTPETAKRKKHFLFLFSFAFCLLTFLTGCVQYDLGVTFKNTNSGELVQHINLKEKLAEFSKATVDQWLNSIESRADRLRGKTQRISDNELVVTIPFNNGEELAEKINQFFNPIDEKKAEAANSNYTDLPKINSHLTLNQGNFLLVVRNKLSYDLDLRSLAVISPEGKVAIDADSLFQLDFSLNTPWGASTAANAENAIVPASSANGHQLVWKLKPGEINHIEAVFWLPSPLGIGAVAIALLVAAGILIKYGVGKPKLKIQKA, encoded by the coding sequence ATGAAAAAGGAAAAAATGACACCGGAAACAGCCAAAAGGAAAAAGCATTTTCTCTTCCTTTTTTCTTTTGCATTTTGCCTATTAACTTTTCTGACCGGTTGCGTGCAGTACGATTTGGGGGTGACATTTAAAAATACCAACAGCGGCGAACTGGTGCAGCACATCAACCTGAAAGAAAAGTTGGCTGAGTTTAGCAAAGCAACTGTTGACCAATGGTTGAACAGCATCGAGAGTCGCGCTGACCGATTACGGGGTAAAACTCAACGGATTTCTGACAACGAGTTGGTTGTGACTATTCCTTTCAACAATGGCGAGGAATTGGCGGAAAAGATCAATCAATTTTTTAACCCGATCGATGAGAAAAAAGCTGAAGCTGCGAATAGCAATTATACCGACTTACCAAAAATTAATTCCCATCTGACATTAAATCAAGGCAACTTCTTGTTGGTGGTGCGGAATAAGTTGAGTTACGATTTGGATTTGCGATCGCTTGCGGTTATCTCTCCTGAAGGGAAGGTCGCGATCGATGCCGATTCCCTGTTTCAGTTAGATTTTAGCCTCAATACGCCTTGGGGTGCTAGTACTGCTGCGAATGCAGAGAATGCGATCGTACCAGCAAGTTCCGCCAACGGACATCAACTCGTTTGGAAACTTAAACCGGGTGAGATCAACCATATCGAAGCGGTGTTCTGGCTACCCAGTCCCTTGGGAATTGGCGCAGTTGCGATCGCTTTGT